Proteins from one Arthrobacter sp. Soc17.1.1.1 genomic window:
- a CDS encoding ABC transporter ATP-binding protein, giving the protein MSRTTATPGEAPRGRGRGRGRGTGRGTGDTASAGVLNEDDVLLDRARSRSVRARSFTLLGSLIRPNRRQFVWTVLLVVISQAARVAGPAIIAFGIDRALPALIAGDPLLLWTAGGTYLLAAVLASVLTAGYVRATAQLSQAMLLDLRLRVFRHTQRLSLEFHEKYTSGRIISRQTSDLEALRELLDSGVSSLASGAIFMLFTAATIFALDWRTGFLILAAAVPMFLLARWYQKHSQIAYRESRVVSARLIVHFIETMTGIRAVKAFRREAVNAKRYDELAEDYRTVTVRSINLNGVFQPGLVLIGNVTVAVVLVFGGFRVLGGTLEVGALLALLLYSKRFFQPVDQMAMFYNSFQSAAAALEKVSGLLEEVPTVRPPKHPVPLPHPRGAIDFHGVSFRYGEGPVVLPTLDLSIRAGQTVALVGQTGAGKSTLAKLIARFYDVSEGRLTLDGVDLRDLAPEDLRRAVVMVTQEAFLFSGSVADNIALGRPEASREEIVAAARAVGAEDFILDLPEGFDTDVNKRGGRVSAGQRQLISFARAFLADPAVLILDEATSSLDIPSERLVQEGLQKLLGNRTALIIAHRLSTVAIADRVLVVHDGQVVEDGTPADLIGGTGRFATLHAAWKDSLV; this is encoded by the coding sequence ATGAGCCGCACCACGGCGACGCCCGGCGAGGCGCCCAGGGGCAGGGGCAGGGGCAGGGGCAGGGGCACGGGCAGGGGTACGGGCGACACCGCGTCGGCCGGCGTCCTCAACGAGGACGACGTCCTCCTCGACCGGGCCCGGAGCAGGTCCGTCCGCGCGCGGTCCTTCACACTCCTCGGTTCCCTCATCCGCCCCAACCGCCGGCAGTTCGTCTGGACGGTCCTGCTGGTGGTCATCTCGCAGGCGGCCCGCGTGGCCGGCCCCGCGATCATCGCCTTCGGCATCGACCGCGCCCTGCCCGCCCTGATCGCCGGCGATCCCCTCCTGCTGTGGACCGCCGGCGGCACGTACCTCCTCGCCGCGGTGCTCGCCTCGGTCCTGACGGCGGGTTACGTCCGCGCGACGGCGCAGCTCAGCCAGGCCATGCTGCTGGACCTGCGGCTGCGGGTCTTCCGCCACACGCAGCGGCTGAGCCTCGAGTTCCACGAGAAGTACACCTCCGGGCGCATCATCTCCCGGCAGACCTCCGACCTCGAGGCGCTGCGCGAACTCCTGGACTCGGGCGTCAGCTCCCTCGCCTCCGGGGCCATCTTCATGCTCTTCACGGCCGCCACCATCTTCGCCCTCGACTGGCGGACCGGCTTCCTGATCCTGGCCGCGGCTGTGCCCATGTTCCTCCTCGCCCGGTGGTACCAGAAGCACTCCCAGATCGCCTACCGCGAGTCCCGGGTGGTGTCCGCGCGACTGATCGTCCACTTCATCGAGACGATGACCGGCATCCGCGCCGTGAAGGCGTTCCGCCGCGAGGCGGTCAACGCGAAGCGGTACGACGAGCTGGCCGAGGACTACCGCACGGTCACCGTCCGCTCCATCAACCTCAACGGCGTCTTCCAGCCCGGGCTCGTCCTGATCGGCAATGTGACAGTGGCCGTCGTGCTGGTGTTCGGCGGGTTCAGGGTCCTCGGCGGCACGCTCGAGGTCGGCGCGCTCCTCGCACTGCTCCTCTACAGCAAGCGGTTCTTCCAGCCGGTCGACCAGATGGCCATGTTCTACAACTCGTTCCAGTCGGCCGCCGCGGCGCTCGAGAAGGTCTCCGGACTGCTCGAGGAGGTGCCGACCGTCCGGCCGCCGAAGCATCCCGTCCCGCTGCCCCACCCCCGCGGGGCCATCGACTTCCACGGGGTGAGCTTCCGCTACGGGGAGGGCCCCGTGGTGCTGCCCACCCTGGACCTGTCCATCCGCGCCGGCCAGACCGTCGCTCTCGTGGGCCAGACGGGCGCCGGGAAGTCGACGCTCGCCAAGCTCATCGCCCGCTTCTACGACGTGTCCGAGGGCCGGCTGACGCTCGACGGCGTGGACCTCAGGGACCTCGCGCCGGAGGACCTGCGGCGTGCCGTCGTCATGGTGACGCAGGAGGCCTTCCTGTTCAGCGGGTCCGTGGCGGACAACATCGCCCTGGGCAGGCCCGAGGCGAGCCGCGAGGAGATCGTCGCGGCGGCGCGGGCCGTCGGGGCCGAGGACTTCATCCTCGACCTCCCGGAGGGTTTCGACACCGACGTGAACAAGCGCGGTGGCCGCGTCTCCGCAGGCCAGCGGCAGCTCATCAGCTTCGCGCGCGCGTTCCTCGCCGACCCGGCCGTGCTGATCCTGGACGAGGCGACGTCGTCGCTCGACATCCCGAGTGAGCGGCTCGTGCAGGAGGGCCTGCAGAAGCTCCTCGGCAACCGGACGGCGCTCATCATCGCGCACCGGCTGTCCACCGTGGCGATCGCCGACCGCGTGCTCGTGGTGCACGACGGCCAGGTGGTGGAGGACGGGACACCCGCCGACCTCATCGGCGGCACCGGCAGATTCGCGACGTTGCACGCGGCGTGGAAGGACTCCCTGGTGTGA
- a CDS encoding metallophosphoesterase: MKSTSTSRSGAPLGWAAGLTLTTAAATLAYASTVERTLYQVREETVPVLPPGTPPLRVLHLSDIHMVPGQKSKADWLHSLAGLNPDLVVNTGDNLSHRKAVGPLLEALEPLLKVPGVFVPGSNDYYAPVFKNPLRYFAGPSIAPRESAPQDLPWADMFSAFGAAGWVDLTNRSQSVGFRGLRIDFTGVDDPHLDRDRYAPYPSGSSTSAEAPHIRVAVAHAPYQRVLDYFTDGGADLMLAGHTHGGQVCVPGFGALVSNCDLPTWRARGLTQWEQNGRSVPLNVSAGIGTSRFAPIRFACRPEAVLLTLTPRSPR, translated from the coding sequence GTGAAATCGACTTCCACATCCCGGAGCGGGGCACCGCTCGGCTGGGCGGCAGGGCTGACCCTGACCACTGCGGCCGCGACCCTCGCCTACGCTTCGACCGTGGAGCGCACGCTGTACCAGGTACGGGAGGAGACCGTCCCGGTCCTTCCGCCGGGCACCCCGCCGCTGCGGGTGCTGCACCTGTCCGATATCCACATGGTGCCCGGGCAGAAGTCGAAGGCGGACTGGCTGCACAGCCTCGCCGGCCTGAACCCCGATCTCGTGGTCAACACCGGTGACAACCTGAGCCACCGGAAGGCCGTGGGGCCGCTCCTCGAGGCGCTGGAACCGCTCCTGAAGGTGCCCGGCGTCTTCGTGCCCGGGTCCAACGACTACTACGCCCCCGTGTTCAAGAATCCGCTGCGCTACTTCGCCGGCCCGTCGATCGCCCCCAGGGAGTCGGCGCCGCAGGACCTGCCGTGGGCCGACATGTTCAGCGCCTTCGGTGCTGCCGGGTGGGTGGACCTGACGAACAGGTCCCAGTCCGTCGGGTTCCGCGGCCTCCGCATCGACTTCACGGGCGTCGACGATCCGCACCTCGACCGCGACCGGTACGCGCCCTACCCCTCGGGCAGCAGCACCTCGGCGGAGGCACCGCACATCCGCGTCGCCGTCGCCCATGCGCCCTACCAGCGCGTGCTGGACTACTTCACCGACGGCGGGGCGGACCTGATGCTCGCCGGCCACACGCACGGCGGCCAGGTGTGCGTGCCGGGCTTCGGTGCGCTGGTCAGCAACTGCGACCTGCCCACGTGGCGCGCCCGGGGGCTCACGCAGTGGGAGCAGAACGGCCGCTCCGTCCCCCTCAACGTGTCCGCGGGCATCGGGACGTCGCGCTTCGCGCCGATCCGCTTCGCCTGCCGGCCGGAGGCGGTCCTCCTGACCCTTACTCCCCGGAGCCCGCGCTAG
- a CDS encoding ABC transporter ATP-binding protein has protein sequence MKNQNTLWESLGRLYPHVRPIIPRLVLGLLCALGASVMALAIPQVLRVLVNDALAEGGSARTVWIASGVVLLLGVLEATFVALRRQFVITPATTVETNMRTSFYRHLQNLTVEFHDRWGSGQLLSRAMSDLNLMRRWMAFGLIMLVVTSLTVVIGVVIMFFMSWVLALIFLAAAVPLIIYGYYFRASYSRVSRKSQDQAGDLATTVEESVHGIRVLKAFGRSREALEDFEEQAEELRQTEIFKARSLANFSMIVTLLPELALGASLVVGIMLAAGGDVSIGSLVAFFATAAAVAGPVEFIGPLLAMTFTAKTAIDRHYEVMESENTITDPAVPVHLGEPRGALVFDAVHFRYPDAPQDAGDVLDGIDLTLRAGETMALVGVTGCGKSTLLQLVPRLYDVTGGSISIDGVDLRELTLGELRTLVAVAFEDTTLFSSSVRDNVLMGSDATGAEADRILAEALEVAQAQFAHDLPEGLDTLIGEEGLSLSGGQRQRIALARAIAARPTVLVLDDPLSALDVATEERVSEALRAVLTTTTTLIVAHRPSTVALADRVALLQDGRISDVGTHSELLARNDHYRYVIASLDDEEIAQLGRTAQPADRTADETAHPAHEPAHDDEEALA, from the coding sequence ATGAAGAACCAGAACACCCTGTGGGAATCGCTCGGGCGCCTCTATCCGCATGTCCGGCCCATCATCCCGAGGCTCGTCCTCGGGCTGCTGTGCGCCCTCGGGGCGAGCGTGATGGCCCTCGCCATCCCCCAGGTGCTCCGCGTGCTGGTCAACGACGCGCTGGCCGAAGGCGGGTCCGCCCGCACGGTCTGGATCGCCTCCGGCGTCGTGCTGCTCCTCGGCGTCCTCGAGGCCACCTTCGTGGCGCTGCGGCGCCAGTTCGTCATCACCCCGGCGACGACGGTGGAGACGAACATGCGCACGTCCTTCTACCGCCACCTGCAGAATCTGACCGTCGAGTTCCACGACCGCTGGGGCAGCGGCCAGCTCCTCTCCCGCGCCATGAGCGACCTCAACCTCATGCGACGGTGGATGGCCTTCGGCCTCATCATGCTGGTGGTCACCTCGCTGACCGTGGTGATCGGCGTCGTCATCATGTTCTTCATGAGCTGGGTGCTGGCCCTGATCTTCCTCGCGGCCGCCGTGCCGCTGATCATCTACGGCTACTACTTCCGCGCCTCCTACAGCCGTGTCTCCCGCAAGAGCCAGGACCAGGCCGGTGACCTCGCGACGACGGTCGAGGAGTCGGTGCACGGTATCCGCGTGCTCAAGGCGTTCGGGCGGAGCCGCGAGGCGCTGGAGGACTTCGAGGAGCAGGCCGAGGAGCTCCGGCAGACGGAGATCTTCAAGGCGAGGTCCCTCGCGAACTTCTCCATGATCGTGACCCTGCTGCCCGAGCTCGCCCTCGGTGCGTCCCTCGTGGTCGGCATCATGCTCGCGGCGGGCGGCGACGTCAGCATCGGCTCGCTCGTGGCGTTCTTCGCGACGGCCGCGGCCGTCGCCGGACCGGTCGAGTTCATCGGTCCGCTGCTCGCCATGACGTTCACGGCGAAGACCGCCATCGACCGCCACTACGAGGTCATGGAGTCCGAGAACACCATCACCGATCCGGCCGTCCCGGTGCACCTCGGGGAACCGCGCGGTGCCCTGGTGTTCGACGCCGTGCACTTCCGCTACCCCGACGCCCCACAGGACGCCGGCGACGTCCTCGACGGGATCGACCTGACCCTGCGCGCCGGCGAGACGATGGCGCTCGTGGGCGTGACGGGCTGCGGCAAGAGCACCCTCCTCCAGCTCGTGCCGCGCCTCTACGACGTCACGGGCGGCAGCATCAGCATCGACGGCGTGGACCTGCGCGAGCTCACCCTCGGGGAGCTGCGCACGCTCGTGGCCGTGGCGTTCGAGGACACCACGCTGTTCTCCAGCTCCGTCCGCGACAACGTGCTCATGGGCTCCGACGCGACGGGCGCGGAGGCCGACCGGATCCTCGCCGAGGCCCTCGAGGTGGCGCAGGCCCAGTTCGCCCACGACCTGCCCGAGGGACTGGACACGCTCATCGGCGAGGAGGGCCTCAGCCTCTCCGGCGGCCAGCGCCAGCGCATCGCCCTGGCACGCGCGATCGCCGCGCGACCGACGGTCCTGGTCCTCGACGACCCGCTCTCGGCGCTCGACGTCGCCACCGAGGAACGGGTCTCCGAAGCCCTCCGCGCGGTGCTCACCACGACGACCACGCTCATCGTGGCCCATCGGCCCTCCACCGTGGCCCTGGCGGACCGCGTGGCGCTGCTGCAGGACGGGCGGATCTCCGACGTCGGCACGCACTCCGAGCTGCTCGCCCGCAACGACCACTACCGGTACGTCATCGCGAGCCTCGACGACGAGGAGATCGCCCAGCTGGGACGCACGGCGCAGCCCGCCGACCGGACCGCCGACGAGACCGCCCACCCCGCGCACGAACCCGCGCACGACGACGAGGAGGCGCTGGCATGA